ATCTAATTCAAACGTCTTGAACATTTGAGAAAAGCAGCAAAAGCAATGCTTTTTGTCTTGTAATGAAGAAGTAATTTTATGCGGATAAATGGTGATGAAAAACTAATTATACACTTATCAATGAGAGGGCATAAAGCCTTCTTTTTTAGTCCGCTTACGTTTGATTGTTGCTTACCGTAGACCAAATATATGTTATAAATTTATTGAGACTATGACAATGTATATGCAAAGTTGTTACGAGTACTTCACAGAAAGAGCTGTTATGAAAGTTCATTTGTCCATCGTAAGATCATTTTGGTCATATATTTAACAAGAAATTGAAGTGAAGATCAATAATGAAGGAGAAAATTTCAGAACCTGTAGTTGGATACAGGAACAAGTTATAAAAGGAATTAGCGGAGGTATGCATTCAGCTATCGTTGCTCGTCTATAAAAAAGGCTTTTTCAAATAATTCATAGGTCTTATTCATGCCATGTAAGAACAACCCTCAAGAGCAAGTAGATGCTTTAGAAGTTGTGATTAATTGTAAAAAATTGTGGGGTTGATTTGATCATTATGTCGTAGATTTGACTGAAGTTCATCAGTAGCTTTTTTCCTAAATAGAAATAAATTAATGGAAGCACAAGGGATGAAGAAGCTGCTACATTAGGTGATGCATATAACCCTCGCTGTGAGATGGGGACAACATATGAGATGACCGATTAATATTTTAAAGACGAAGCAATTCTTGAAAAAGCTCGTCAAATTGTTATTTTTCACATAATCGCTCACACTAAAAACGAGAGCTTGCAGCAGCCTCTCCAAAACTGTAAGCAGTTACCGTCGGAGTTTTAGTATAACCTTAATGCCTAAATGCCAACATAATGATGAGCATCAATCTTGTAGGTGATGTTCACACATGATGACGCAAAGAATGGTATGGGGGGATAAACGTTGCGGAAATCTGTATTTTCGATATCAGGATCGCTATTACTTGTTGGAGTGCTAGCAGCTTGTAATACAACTGCTAAAGAAGGAGCACTTGAATACAACGAACGTACAAGGCCAATCGGATATTATTCAAATGAGAATATAAACAATAATCGGTATAACCAAAATACTGGTAATGCTTTTATGATGAATGATAATGATGGTGCGATAACAGAATTTATGGATAGAAACGTTACAAATAACAAAAGGAATATTGCTTATAAAAAAAGTACAAATTATAACAATGCTCCAATGCGTTTTCCAGCAACAGTTAACCGCGAGCCACTTGCAGATCAATCAGGGTATAATTACCATGGGCACTTAAATAACTTGACTACACCAGCAAGGTCATCATATTACACCAATTATGAAGGCAGACTTGCTGAAGATATTTCACGGAAAGCAGAAACTGTGCCGAATGTAAGGGCAGCACGTACGTTAGTTCGTGGAAATGATATTATTGTTGCCTGTGATACTACAGGAAATCAACGAGAAGTTATTAATGATGTCCAACAATCCATCGGTACACTCGCTAATGGAAAAAAAGTGAAGGTTGTAACAGATACGGGAACACTATCATTAATTCGTCAAATAGATAATGATATCCGAAACGGTGGACCTCGAGAAACAATTAATAAATCAATTAACGATTTGTTTGAAGGTTCATTAAATACACGTACGAGATAAAAAAGTACAAGAGGGTCTGAACTCACGATTCATATACTATATATATGTATTGGGTTTCTGACCCTTTTGTTTTGGATAATATGCGGCATATTTGCAATTTAGATTAAAAATTTTATTAAATGGTCAGAATAATATTGTAGCACTTGATTTTAGAGGTGATGATAATGAGACTGTTTAGTAAAATAGTGATAACAAGTATGATTTTATCCATCTTT
This portion of the Cytobacillus sp. IB215665 genome encodes:
- a CDS encoding YhcN/YlaJ family sporulation lipoprotein — translated: MRKSVFSISGSLLLVGVLAACNTTAKEGALEYNERTRPIGYYSNENINNNRYNQNTGNAFMMNDNDGAITEFMDRNVTNNKRNIAYKKSTNYNNAPMRFPATVNREPLADQSGYNYHGHLNNLTTPARSSYYTNYEGRLAEDISRKAETVPNVRAARTLVRGNDIIVACDTTGNQREVINDVQQSIGTLANGKKVKVVTDTGTLSLIRQIDNDIRNGGPRETINKSINDLFEGSLNTRTR